One genomic segment of Novisyntrophococcus fermenticellae includes these proteins:
- a CDS encoding CRISPR-associated endonuclease Cas3'', whose protein sequence is MTPLAHSARGDTPAQTYREHISGVIEKVKKNLAAMAPYLAEKRLERYKEILYPAAESHDLGKLALENQNVLSGKKRAKRLPIEHRDAGVKYLLKDKLECPEATLVYSHHRPGLPDMPDEKSADDPFRFPTAMDDTEQHLPDYLRIHAKEMNSPLKAADKKAIGLSALEYRMLLSCLGDADYSDTAGESLTGTQPRWEERIQQLDRYIQNLQNRTDQNNERNRLRTLLYQTCRNAETNAAVEYCDSPVGTGKTIAVMAHMFQVAQSHHLRHIFIVLPYTSIISQTVKVLRKAVVLDGENPEEIVAEHHHQADFEDIEHRRLATTWTAPIIVTTAVQFFETLASNLPAKLRKLHQLPGSGILFDEYHAALPVNLMLPAWKWITKLVDQWSCSICMCSATTVKFWEHPAFQKQSPCQAEPLLPPRASKNLNNFEQSRINLHAWHNDVPHFHGAAELAAYLNHYHGSKIVVLDTVQSAAYFAKFLCQHGYDVLHLSTALTPEDRERTIAEVQRRLCPKSNYSKEWTLVATSFVECGLEFSFHYGFCQLRSLQSYVQLGGRIRRNCEKDYEDAALVAFTVTEDNFNCNSIFQDSKSVFKKMISSGEFLGLSVTEAVTEAFRQECMMSGKLSEEICKADRQLKFKTVAQKFRVIDEKSTTVVANSMLAEKLQSGESVSTQELQRGSVNIRKSVLDRLGLPDVELPTLSVTQYDAFLGYMKSLV, encoded by the coding sequence ATGACTCCGCTTGCGCACAGCGCCAGAGGTGATACACCAGCACAGACCTATCGTGAACATATAAGCGGAGTCATTGAAAAGGTAAAGAAGAATCTGGCGGCGATGGCTCCGTATCTTGCTGAAAAAAGGCTGGAACGTTATAAAGAAATTCTCTACCCGGCGGCAGAATCCCATGACCTTGGAAAGTTGGCATTGGAAAACCAGAATGTTCTTTCCGGAAAGAAACGAGCAAAAAGGCTGCCGATTGAGCATCGAGATGCAGGTGTAAAATATCTACTAAAGGATAAATTGGAATGCCCGGAAGCCACTTTGGTGTATTCGCATCACCGCCCTGGTTTGCCGGATATGCCGGATGAAAAAAGCGCTGATGATCCTTTTCGGTTTCCAACAGCTATGGACGACACAGAGCAGCACCTTCCTGATTATCTGCGGATTCACGCCAAAGAAATGAATAGCCCTCTGAAAGCTGCTGATAAAAAGGCCATAGGACTCTCGGCTTTGGAATATAGAATGCTGCTTAGTTGTTTGGGAGACGCAGACTATTCGGATACTGCTGGGGAGTCACTGACGGGCACACAACCTCGTTGGGAAGAACGGATCCAACAATTGGACAGGTACATTCAAAATTTGCAAAACCGCACTGACCAGAATAATGAACGAAACCGTCTGCGCACTCTTCTTTATCAGACTTGTAGAAATGCCGAAACAAATGCAGCTGTGGAGTATTGTGACAGCCCGGTTGGCACGGGAAAAACCATAGCAGTTATGGCACATATGTTTCAGGTGGCACAGTCGCACCATTTAAGACATATTTTTATTGTGCTTCCATACACTAGCATCATTTCTCAAACGGTGAAAGTCCTGAGAAAAGCTGTCGTGCTGGATGGAGAAAATCCTGAAGAAATCGTGGCCGAACATCATCATCAAGCGGATTTTGAGGATATTGAACACAGACGTCTGGCAACAACTTGGACAGCGCCAATTATCGTAACCACAGCGGTGCAGTTTTTTGAAACGCTGGCAAGCAACTTGCCGGCAAAGTTGCGAAAGCTCCACCAGCTTCCGGGCAGCGGTATCCTTTTTGACGAATACCATGCCGCATTGCCTGTCAATTTAATGCTGCCAGCGTGGAAATGGATCACCAAACTCGTTGATCAATGGAGCTGTTCCATCTGTATGTGCTCCGCCACAACGGTGAAATTTTGGGAGCATCCTGCGTTTCAGAAGCAGTCGCCATGCCAAGCCGAACCTTTGCTGCCGCCAAGAGCTTCAAAAAATTTGAATAACTTTGAGCAGTCAAGAATTAATCTGCACGCATGGCATAATGATGTTCCTCATTTTCACGGAGCGGCAGAACTTGCGGCATATCTGAATCATTATCATGGCTCGAAAATTGTCGTGCTGGACACTGTTCAATCTGCTGCCTATTTCGCTAAATTTCTGTGCCAGCACGGATATGATGTCTTGCATCTCTCGACCGCTCTAACACCGGAGGATCGAGAACGCACGATTGCAGAAGTGCAGAGGAGACTGTGTCCAAAATCAAATTATTCGAAAGAGTGGACATTAGTGGCTACCAGTTTTGTAGAATGCGGTTTGGAATTTTCATTTCATTATGGCTTTTGTCAGCTTCGCTCTCTACAAAGCTATGTTCAGTTGGGTGGTCGTATCCGCAGAAACTGTGAAAAGGATTATGAAGACGCAGCTTTGGTTGCATTTACAGTTACAGAAGACAATTTTAATTGCAATTCAATATTTCAGGATTCTAAAAGCGTATTTAAAAAAATGATTTCTTCTGGAGAATTTTTAGGACTGTCTGTAACTGAGGCTGTTACAGAAGCGTTTCGTCAGGAATGTATGATGTCCGGAAAATTATCAGAAGAAATCTGTAAGGCCGACCGACAGCTTAAGTTTAAAACAGTTGCCCAAAAGTTCCGCGTAATAGACGAGAAATCGACGACGGTTGTAGCTAATTCAATGCTCGCTGAAAAGCTTCAATCAGGTGAAAGTGTTTCTACGCAGGAACTGCAGAGAGGCAGTGTAAATATCCGGAAAAGTGTTTTAGATCGGCTTGGACTGCCAGACGTTGAGTTGCCAACACTTTCAGTTACACAGTATGACGCATTTCTTGGATATATGAAAAGTCTGGTATAA
- a CDS encoding type I CRISPR-associated protein Cas7, protein MSEMINRGTGLLLIDVTNSNPNGDPDRDSDPRTRQDGRGEISPVSFKRKLRDLVQDKDSPLWQELADELNLPRDGFDILESKTTKRSDVRSLSAEELLEKYWDVRVFGTTFLEEKKVEQGSFITSGVVQFGLGVSLDPVNIERMTTTKVLPVEEGKGKGMAPLAFRIVSYGLYAMPFFINATAAQKTHCTKKDIALLLRLIPHAYKETASYIRPQVDIRYAFYVEHNRARGTYNDFRIIEALTPVRIDGKTDPAKSWKDYDEAALKQSITKLNERLAGKTAPVVDLMEML, encoded by the coding sequence ATGAGCGAAATGATCAATAGAGGAACAGGCCTGCTTTTAATTGATGTAACCAATTCAAATCCAAATGGTGACCCTGACCGTGACAGTGATCCCAGAACCCGGCAGGACGGGCGTGGAGAGATTTCTCCTGTATCATTTAAACGGAAATTGCGTGATCTGGTGCAGGACAAAGATTCTCCGCTGTGGCAGGAATTGGCTGATGAGCTTAACCTACCTAGAGATGGTTTTGATATTTTAGAGAGCAAAACTACCAAACGCTCTGATGTCCGCAGTTTGTCTGCTGAAGAACTACTGGAAAAATACTGGGACGTGCGTGTGTTCGGCACAACGTTTCTTGAAGAAAAGAAAGTAGAGCAAGGTTCTTTCATCACTTCTGGCGTGGTACAATTTGGACTGGGTGTATCTCTTGATCCAGTAAACATTGAGCGGATGACAACGACTAAGGTGCTGCCTGTTGAAGAAGGAAAAGGAAAGGGTATGGCGCCTTTGGCTTTTCGAATTGTATCTTATGGCCTGTATGCCATGCCGTTTTTCATCAACGCCACGGCGGCACAGAAAACGCATTGCACAAAAAAAGATATTGCACTGCTGTTGCGGCTTATCCCTCATGCATACAAAGAGACTGCTTCTTATATTCGTCCGCAGGTTGATATTCGATACGCTTTTTATGTAGAGCATAACCGTGCTCGGGGAACTTACAATGATTTTCGAATTATTGAAGCGCTTACTCCCGTTCGAATTGACGGCAAAACTGACCCGGCCAAGTCGTGGAAAGATTATGACGAAGCGGCACTGAAACAAAGCATTACGAAGCTTAATGAAAGATTAGCAGGTAAAACGGCTCCTGTCGTCGATCTGATGGAGATGCTATGA
- the cas5 gene encoding CRISPR-associated protein Cas5 yields the protein MVEKAYPTSFEIAGPAAMFTRPDTGSSPVSYPAPTKSALKSIFECVAMSKEAYFEPQKVEICLPIIFHKYSTNYGGPLRKSGTPNFQLFATVLENVCYKVYGIVRAYRAPRHGSNPQHKIQEVFLRRLQTGQFYTTAFLGWKEFIPSYFGPLRENTAPDQSIDFIIPSMLATMYDRPTDGSLSPMFIQNVRVCRGVMFYDQ from the coding sequence ATGGTGGAAAAAGCATATCCTACATCTTTCGAGATTGCTGGCCCTGCCGCCATGTTCACACGGCCAGATACGGGCTCATCCCCGGTATCGTATCCAGCACCCACAAAGTCCGCATTAAAAAGCATATTCGAATGCGTTGCCATGTCCAAGGAAGCTTATTTTGAACCTCAAAAAGTTGAAATTTGCCTTCCAATTATATTTCATAAGTATTCAACCAACTACGGAGGCCCTCTGCGGAAAAGCGGAACGCCAAACTTTCAACTGTTCGCCACAGTTCTTGAAAATGTGTGCTACAAAGTTTATGGCATCGTTAGAGCATATCGAGCGCCACGCCATGGCAGCAATCCACAGCACAAAATTCAGGAAGTATTTCTTAGAAGGCTGCAAACAGGGCAGTTTTATACAACTGCTTTTCTTGGATGGAAAGAATTTATCCCTTCTTATTTTGGACCGCTGAGAGAAAATACAGCGCCTGACCAATCCATAGACTTTATTATTCCTTCCATGCTTGCAACGATGTATGATCGCCCTACGGATGGCAGTTTATCACCGATGTTTATTCAAAACGTCAGAGTATGCAGAGGAGTGATGTTCTATGATCAATGA
- a CDS encoding DUF6431 domain-containing protein: MRNKIFLIESNAISYCPVCGEPLVYRDSCERGMLLEGQERRIYLIRRLKCCKCRKLHRELPDFLAPFKQYAVEIISGVLDGIVTSEDEDSVEYPCEKTMFRWHHWLVINQLRINGYLKSIGYRLLGFSEELLNSGMSLLAELRGSTPEWLEIILRFIYNSGGFLVSA; this comes from the coding sequence ATGAGGAACAAAATATTTTTAATTGAAAGTAATGCCATATCCTATTGTCCTGTCTGTGGAGAACCTCTCGTTTACAGAGACTCCTGCGAGCGGGGCATGCTGCTGGAAGGACAGGAACGCCGCATTTACCTGATTCGCCGGTTGAAATGTTGTAAATGCAGAAAGCTTCACCGGGAACTGCCGGATTTTCTGGCTCCGTTCAAACAATACGCCGTTGAAATCATATCTGGTGTACTGGATGGAATCGTTACATCAGAAGATGAGGATTCTGTGGAGTATCCTTGCGAAAAAACCATGTTCCGCTGGCATCACTGGCTGGTTATCAATCAGCTTAGGATAAATGGATATCTGAAATCTATCGGATATCGTCTGTTGGGCTTTAGTGAGGAACTCCTAAACTCTGGCATGTCATTGCTTGCAGAATTACGAGGTTCCACCCCGGAATGGCTGGAGATCATTCTTCGGTTCATTTACAATTCAGGCGGCTTTCTGGTGTCTGCCTGA
- a CDS encoding helix-turn-helix domain-containing protein has protein sequence MMQTNTNTSWQEEQALNRYQLIAPLLDESLDTAKRIQLREDIAEKNDVSSRSLYRCESAYRKGGFTGLKPRIHEQRRSQKLPENFDVLLEQAIQLKREVPKRSINQIIYILELEGRVAPGILKRSTLERYLYKAGFGVRQMQMYHDSRQSSSKRFCKPHRMMLLQGDIKYGMKLPIGKNGAMVRTYLSSAIDDHSRYVIQSQFYDN, from the coding sequence ATGATGCAGACAAACACAAACACCAGCTGGCAGGAAGAGCAGGCTCTGAACAGGTATCAGCTTATTGCCCCCCTGTTGGATGAATCACTGGATACTGCAAAACGTATTCAGCTAAGAGAGGACATCGCAGAGAAGAACGATGTGTCTTCCCGAAGTTTATATCGATGCGAATCCGCTTACCGAAAAGGCGGGTTCACCGGATTGAAGCCCAGGATCCATGAACAAAGGCGTTCACAAAAGCTCCCGGAAAACTTTGATGTGCTTTTGGAGCAGGCGATCCAGTTGAAACGAGAAGTGCCAAAACGCTCTATAAATCAGATCATCTACATTCTTGAACTGGAAGGACGGGTAGCTCCCGGAATCCTGAAGCGTTCCACATTGGAACGTTATCTGTATAAAGCAGGCTTTGGAGTCCGCCAGATGCAGATGTATCATGATTCCCGGCAGAGTTCGTCCAAACGGTTCTGCAAACCGCATCGTATGATGCTGTTACAAGGTGATATTAAATATGGTATGAAACTTCCTATTGGGAAGAATGGTGCAATGGTGCGGACTTATCTGTCATCGGCAATCGATGATCACTCCAGATATGTGATCCAATCCCAGTTTTATGACAATTAG
- a CDS encoding Mu transposase C-terminal domain-containing protein: MGKLGISVRYAPIRSEKSKGKCEKFHQVVDAFLREAKVHKIKTLEELNHYWNIYLEEYYHNSAHDGIAEYYKSLNSSVPSEGITSLQEWGRDTRPLTFIDTSVVGEAFLHHEMRLVDKGACISFQGRKYETKPSLIGCRVEISYDPMHTKIITVRYQGVEPFTAEPVKIGAFCDKSPALPESMTPKETEASRMLEALEKKHEQTHQRRADAISFGGYRKGGGSNV; encoded by the coding sequence ATGGGCAAGCTTGGCATTTCCGTTCGTTATGCGCCGATAAGAAGCGAGAAATCAAAGGGAAAATGCGAAAAGTTTCATCAAGTAGTGGATGCATTCCTCAGAGAAGCAAAAGTCCACAAGATCAAAACATTGGAAGAACTGAATCATTATTGGAACATTTATCTGGAGGAGTACTATCATAATTCTGCCCACGATGGCATTGCTGAGTACTACAAGAGTTTAAACAGTTCTGTTCCATCGGAAGGGATCACTTCGCTGCAGGAATGGGGGCGGGACACCAGACCACTTACTTTTATTGACACATCTGTGGTGGGCGAAGCATTTCTCCACCACGAAATGCGCCTGGTCGACAAAGGCGCTTGTATCAGTTTCCAGGGGCGGAAATACGAAACAAAGCCATCCCTGATCGGATGCCGGGTCGAAATTTCTTATGACCCGATGCATACAAAGATCATCACCGTACGATATCAGGGTGTAGAACCGTTTACCGCCGAACCGGTAAAAATAGGTGCCTTTTGCGATAAATCTCCTGCTTTGCCGGAATCCATGACGCCAAAAGAGACGGAAGCTTCCCGCATGTTGGAAGCATTAGAAAAAAAGCATGAGCAGACCCATCAGCGCAGAGCTGATGCCATCTCCTTTGGTGGATATAGAAAGGGCGGTGGCAGCAATGTATGA
- a CDS encoding ExeA family protein, with amino-acid sequence MSRPISAELMPSPLVDIERAVAAMYENFYEMQHTPFVRDVPISKLYESPAMSDALGRLAYAADRQLFAVVTADAGCGKSTLIRRFVSSLSKEEYIFLYLSDSKLTPRWFYKGLLDQLGLESKFYRGDAKRQLQKEVEIIRGVQKKKVVCVLDEAHLLEKETIEEFRFLLNYKFDSMSPMSLVLVGQTELWDKLRLQRYAAVRQRIDINCVLPHLDRAETGNISNHICLMLGGNRISSQIMHWMIFIRNPLRYQG; translated from the coding sequence ATGAGCAGACCCATCAGCGCAGAGCTGATGCCATCTCCTTTGGTGGATATAGAAAGGGCGGTGGCAGCAATGTATGAAAACTTTTATGAGATGCAGCATACACCGTTCGTACGGGATGTTCCAATTTCGAAGCTTTATGAATCCCCCGCTATGTCAGATGCCCTTGGGAGACTTGCCTATGCTGCAGATCGTCAGCTGTTCGCAGTGGTCACTGCAGATGCCGGATGTGGAAAATCCACACTGATCCGTCGGTTTGTTTCCAGCCTGTCAAAGGAAGAATACATCTTTTTGTATCTTTCAGATTCCAAGCTTACACCCAGATGGTTCTATAAAGGACTGCTGGATCAGTTAGGACTGGAATCAAAGTTTTACCGTGGAGACGCCAAGCGTCAGCTTCAAAAGGAGGTCGAAATCATCCGTGGTGTGCAGAAGAAAAAAGTAGTCTGCGTATTGGATGAGGCTCATCTTCTGGAAAAAGAGACCATTGAGGAGTTTCGGTTCCTGCTTAATTATAAATTTGATTCCATGAGTCCTATGTCATTGGTGCTTGTAGGGCAAACGGAATTGTGGGATAAACTTCGCTTACAGCGATATGCCGCTGTAAGACAGCGTATTGACATCAACTGTGTGCTTCCGCATCTGGATCGGGCAGAGACCGGAAATATATCCAATCACATTTGTCTTATGCTGGGGGGAAACAGAATATCTTCACAGATCATGCACTGGATGATATTTATAAGGAATCCACTGCGATATCAAGGCTGA
- a CDS encoding DUF6618 family protein codes for MEFIYPCKNGNESWNGSINVLSESIPYEFEVNARGSNFHLLVGKHAYGNYLCIPNWGIGTELSHLSDQFWNTERLKSEYPELSNPDVISIVNALDVMQHGQFDDSSGGH; via the coding sequence ATGGAATTCATCTATCCATGCAAAAACGGTAACGAATCATGGAACGGTTCCATCAACGTACTCAGCGAATCAATACCATATGAATTCGAAGTCAATGCAAGAGGGAGCAACTTCCATCTGCTTGTAGGCAAACATGCTTACGGGAATTACCTCTGTATTCCTAATTGGGGAATCGGAACGGAATTATCGCACTTGTCAGATCAATTCTGGAATACAGAACGTCTAAAATCAGAGTATCCAGAGCTTTCAAATCCCGATGTTATCAGCATCGTGAATGCTTTGGATGTCATGCAGCATGGGCAGTTTGATGACAGCTCAGGAGGTCATTAA
- a CDS encoding GNAT family N-acetyltransferase: MNIRIMSMNDYEAVYHLWINTPGMGLNNLDDSKEGIEKYLERNPTTCFVAEDSGTIIGVILCGHDGRRGFIYHTAVHVNYRNQGIARSLAKSAIQALEEEGINKVALVVFGENKIGNVFWDKLGFSDRLDLIYRNKGIRC; encoded by the coding sequence TTGAATATACGAATTATGTCAATGAATGATTATGAGGCTGTTTATCATTTATGGATCAACACACCTGGAATGGGATTAAATAACTTGGATGATTCAAAAGAAGGAATTGAAAAATATTTAGAGCGCAATCCAACAACATGTTTTGTGGCGGAAGATAGTGGAACAATTATTGGTGTTATATTGTGTGGGCATGATGGACGCAGGGGATTTATCTATCATACAGCGGTACATGTGAACTATAGAAATCAAGGTATAGCAAGAAGTTTGGCAAAAAGTGCAATTCAGGCGCTCGAAGAAGAAGGGATAAACAAAGTTGCATTAGTTGTTTTTGGAGAGAATAAGATTGGCAATGTCTTTTGGGATAAACTTGGATTTTCTGATAGATTGGATCTTATTTATCGTAACAAGGGTATCCGATGTTAA
- a CDS encoding MBL fold metallo-hydrolase encodes MKIKIIGSGGCVSTPKPCCSCKVCTEAREKGFPYARTGCSLFIEDGKVLIDTPEDINYALNHGNIDHVNYVLYSHMDPDHTMGMRLFEQLKMDWLNSSIGIKCNDPVKVISLKAVMDDLKMQGTKYGSALAYYASCGLITLHEENNLKVENVCIEIVPANVEESVATFIFTEDDKKIIYAPCDVKPFPENDKFQNTDTLIIGNTIIGDILKNGFVLEHGNPLRDELFVMDEIIALKEKYHIKKVIITHIEEDWGKSYDDYLELQKEYDGIYFAYDGMEV; translated from the coding sequence ATGAAGATTAAAATAATAGGATCTGGTGGATGCGTCAGTACGCCGAAACCATGCTGTAGTTGTAAAGTTTGCACAGAAGCCAGAGAGAAGGGATTTCCTTATGCCAGAACGGGGTGTAGTCTCTTTATTGAAGATGGAAAAGTTCTGATTGATACTCCCGAAGATATTAATTATGCTCTAAATCATGGAAATATTGACCATGTAAATTATGTTTTATACAGTCATATGGATCCAGATCATACAATGGGAATGAGGTTATTTGAACAATTAAAAATGGATTGGTTAAATTCTTCCATAGGTATCAAGTGCAATGATCCAGTAAAGGTCATTTCTTTAAAGGCGGTAATGGATGATTTGAAAATGCAGGGTACAAAATATGGTTCGGCACTTGCGTATTATGCTTCTTGTGGTTTGATAACGCTACATGAAGAAAATAATCTGAAAGTAGAAAATGTTTGTATTGAAATTGTTCCTGCAAATGTTGAGGAATCAGTTGCAACATTTATTTTTACCGAAGATGACAAGAAGATAATTTATGCTCCATGCGATGTAAAACCATTCCCTGAAAATGACAAATTTCAAAATACAGATACGTTGATTATTGGAAATACAATCATAGGAGATATATTGAAAAATGGGTTCGTATTGGAACATGGCAATCCATTAAGAGATGAACTTTTCGTTATGGATGAAATTATAGCATTAAAGGAAAAGTATCATATCAAAAAAGTTATCATTACTCATATTGAAGAAGATTGGGGTAAATCCTATGACGATTATTTGGAATTGCAAAAAGAGTATGATGGAATATATTTTGCCTATGATGGAATGGAGGTATAA
- a CDS encoding GNAT family N-acetyltransferase codes for MREAVELVLATEKDAELLHQMKYEAFLPLYEKYHDDETSPVKESMEKVIRYIQMENSDYYLIKFQNEFVGGVRIVEKQEGVFSISPMFILPEYQNRGIGYAAIQKVIALYPKAITWRLATILQEKRDCHFYEKCGFYRSGWKKEINELMDVVGYEKVLVMTRGFCEADAEEVAGLIIRNFKEVNSKDYSPNAIQEIVKTHDAEWVKGVAGYAHMYVFCLDEKIIGVGSISSFWGSETESILLTVFVLPEFHGKGIGRTIIRTLEQDDLFIRAERVEIPASITAVDFYQKFGYGFKNNVKQLDEEGHFRLEKFKQRGEYQK; via the coding sequence ATGAGAGAAGCAGTGGAATTGGTTTTGGCAACAGAAAAAGATGCAGAATTACTGCATCAAATGAAATATGAGGCATTTTTACCTTTATACGAAAAGTACCATGATGATGAAACAAGTCCTGTGAAAGAATCAATGGAAAAGGTTATCAGATATATTCAAATGGAAAATAGCGACTATTATCTGATAAAGTTCCAGAATGAGTTCGTTGGGGGAGTAAGGATAGTAGAAAAACAAGAGGGTGTATTTTCTATCAGTCCAATGTTTATCTTACCAGAATATCAAAATAGGGGGATTGGATATGCAGCAATACAAAAGGTAATTGCGCTTTACCCAAAAGCAATTACATGGCGGTTGGCAACTATTTTACAGGAAAAAAGAGATTGTCATTTCTACGAAAAATGCGGTTTTTATAGAAGTGGTTGGAAAAAAGAGATTAATGAATTAATGGATGTTGTAGGGTATGAAAAAGTGCTTGTTATGACAAGGGGATTTTGTGAAGCAGATGCAGAAGAAGTTGCGGGCTTAATCATAAGAAATTTCAAGGAAGTAAACAGTAAAGATTATAGTCCGAATGCAATACAAGAAATAGTAAAAACTCATGATGCAGAATGGGTTAAGGGAGTAGCCGGTTATGCTCATATGTATGTTTTTTGTCTAGATGAAAAAATAATTGGTGTAGGCTCCATATCAAGTTTTTGGGGAAGTGAAACAGAAAGCATTTTGCTTACCGTATTTGTATTGCCAGAGTTTCATGGAAAAGGAATTGGTCGAACGATTATAAGAACGTTAGAACAGGATGATTTATTTATAAGGGCAGAACGGGTGGAAATTCCAGCATCCATTACAGCAGTGGATTTTTATCAAAAATTTGGTTATGGATTTAAAAATAATGTGAAACAGTTGGATGAGGAAGGGCATTTTCGTTTGGAAAAATTTAAACAAAGGGGAGAATATCAAAAATGA
- a CDS encoding helix-turn-helix domain-containing protein: MKLAEKIQYLRKEHCFTQEQLAEQCNVSRQAITKWESDIAIPETEKIIF, encoded by the coding sequence ATGAAACTAGCAGAAAAAATACAATATTTACGAAAAGAACATTGTTTTACACAAGAACAATTAGCGGAGCAATGTAATGTGAGCAGGCAGGCAATCACAAAGTGGGAATCTGATATTGCTATTCCAGAAACAGAAAAAATAATTTTTTAA
- a CDS encoding APH(3') family aminoglycoside O-phosphotransferase has translation MFILSDKIKNLIGNESFSYDDVGMSDSTVIIFIDKVLKIQTVSEESEHEYEVMKWLQDKLPVPGILAYEKTDDKNYLLMTKVPGEMSCADQYMRNPEQLVNLLAEGLKMLWKVDISNCTYMHRLDEKLQMAKYNVQNNLVDMDNVELETFGENGFQSPEHLLKWLITNRPEEELVFSHGDFCLPNVFLSGKKISGYIDLGRAGIADRWQDIALCYRSLLHNFEGKYCDKKYQGFRADILFEKLDIVPDWDKIRYYILLDELF, from the coding sequence ATGTTCATTTTGTCGGATAAAATTAAAAATCTGATTGGAAATGAAAGCTTTTCCTATGATGATGTTGGGATGTCAGATTCAACAGTTATAATTTTTATTGATAAAGTACTTAAAATTCAAACTGTAAGTGAAGAATCGGAACACGAATATGAGGTTATGAAATGGTTGCAAGATAAATTACCTGTTCCAGGGATATTGGCGTATGAAAAGACTGATGATAAGAATTATCTTTTAATGACCAAGGTGCCTGGTGAAATGTCATGTGCTGATCAATATATGAGAAATCCAGAGCAACTAGTAAATCTTTTAGCAGAAGGACTTAAGATGCTTTGGAAAGTTGACATTAGTAATTGTACTTATATGCATAGACTTGATGAAAAATTACAGATGGCAAAATATAATGTTCAAAACAATTTGGTAGATATGGATAATGTTGAACTCGAAACATTTGGCGAAAATGGATTTCAGAGTCCAGAGCATCTACTTAAGTGGCTTATCACAAATAGACCAGAAGAGGAACTTGTATTTTCCCATGGAGACTTTTGTCTTCCGAATGTTTTTTTGTCAGGGAAAAAAATTTCTGGATATATTGACTTGGGAAGGGCTGGAATTGCAGATAGATGGCAGGATATTGCTTTGTGCTATCGAAGTCTCTTACATAATTTTGAAGGAAAATATTGTGATAAGAAGTATCAGGGATTTAGAGCAGATATATTATTCGAAAAATTGGATATTGTACCTGATTGGGATAAAATCCGCTATTATATTCTTTTGGATGAATTGTTTTAG